The Kordia sp. SMS9 genome window below encodes:
- a CDS encoding T9SS type A sorting domain-containing protein, translating into MKQILIIIVLIFPLLGFSQFSQIGQDIDGEAFGDQSGYSVSLSADGNRVAVGAQLNDGNGSEAGHVKIYEVVNGSWVQLGSNINGEATLDFSGWSVSLNSDGNCVAIGARYNDGGVFNSGHVRVYQYDNNDWVQLGQDIDGEAVEDQSGYSVSLSANGNRVAIGAPFNDNGGVNAGNVRIFELVNNAWQQLGSSINGEVATDRSGWSISLSDNGNRVAIGARYNAGGSSFAGHVRVFEFNNSGWVQIGQDIDGEAIDDFSGHSVSLNADGSRVIIGAYVNDGNGFGSGHARVFEFDNNNWSQLGQDIDGEAINDWSGWSVSINDIGNRIAIGARYNDGSIANSGHVRIYEFEQGQWDQLGQDIDGEAFFDSQSGYSVSLDGAGNRVAIGSHLNDGVAANAGHVRVYEFNSSPLSNDDFDLETVALYPNPTQDYFILKGLSENIEFVKIYDIHGRLIEDYKSSSRYKVSDFSKGLYFVQIFTDKRKRYSKLIIH; encoded by the coding sequence ATGAAGCAAATACTAATAATTATTGTTCTCATTTTTCCATTATTAGGCTTTTCACAATTTTCACAAATTGGTCAGGACATAGATGGAGAGGCTTTTGGTGATCAATCTGGTTATTCTGTGAGTTTAAGTGCAGACGGTAACCGTGTAGCAGTTGGAGCACAATTAAATGATGGGAATGGTAGCGAAGCAGGTCATGTAAAAATTTATGAAGTAGTTAATGGAAGTTGGGTACAACTAGGATCAAATATAAACGGTGAGGCTACTTTAGATTTTTCAGGATGGTCAGTAAGCCTTAATTCAGACGGAAACTGTGTAGCAATTGGTGCACGCTATAATGATGGTGGTGTATTTAATTCAGGTCATGTAAGGGTATATCAATATGATAATAATGATTGGGTTCAATTAGGACAAGATATAGATGGTGAAGCTGTTGAAGATCAGTCTGGATATTCAGTTAGCCTAAGTGCTAATGGAAATCGTGTAGCGATTGGCGCACCATTTAATGACAATGGTGGAGTAAATGCAGGAAACGTTAGAATTTTTGAGTTAGTAAACAATGCATGGCAACAATTAGGTTCTAGCATTAATGGTGAAGTAGCAACAGATCGGTCAGGATGGTCAATAAGCCTAAGTGATAATGGGAACAGAGTAGCCATTGGTGCAAGATATAATGCTGGCGGCTCTTCTTTTGCTGGTCATGTTAGAGTTTTTGAATTTAATAACTCAGGCTGGGTACAAATTGGGCAGGATATTGACGGCGAAGCCATTGATGATTTTTCAGGACATTCGGTTAGTCTCAATGCAGATGGAAGCCGAGTAATCATTGGCGCATATGTTAATGATGGAAATGGTTTTGGTTCTGGTCATGCTCGGGTTTTTGAATTTGATAACAACAACTGGAGTCAATTAGGACAAGATATCGACGGTGAGGCTATTAATGATTGGTCTGGTTGGTCAGTAAGCATTAATGACATTGGAAATCGTATTGCGATCGGTGCACGGTATAATGATGGTAGTATTGCGAATTCTGGTCATGTACGCATATATGAATTTGAGCAAGGTCAATGGGATCAATTAGGTCAAGATATTGACGGAGAAGCTTTCTTTGATAGCCAATCAGGATATTCCGTTAGTCTTGATGGAGCTGGCAATCGAGTTGCTATTGGCTCACATCTAAATGATGGAGTAGCTGCAAATGCAGGGCATGTCAGAGTCTATGAATTTAACAGTTCTCCTCTATCAAATGATGATTTTGATTTAGAAACTGTCGCCCTTTATCCAAACCCAACACAAGATTATTTTATACTCAAAGGCTTGAGCGAAAATATAGAGTTTGTAAAAATATATGATATTCACGGTAGACTAATTGAAGATTACAAATCTAGCTCAAGATATAAAGTCTCTGATTTTTCAAAGGGACTTTACTTTGTCCAAATCTTTACAGACAAACGCAAAAGATATTCAAAACTAATTATCCATTAA
- a CDS encoding RadC family protein, translating to MIITNSKNLIGEIQLNYIKQKDIELEKITSSRHVNECVRKFFPLEQINHREYMYALYLNNSNRITGYYLISIGGITGTLVDVRVVLQAALLSNSVAMILVHNHPSGTLKASAADKAITKKMAHACSVLDIKLLDHLIITEDSYMSFADENLI from the coding sequence ATGATCATCACAAATTCAAAAAACTTAATCGGAGAAATCCAACTTAATTACATTAAACAAAAAGATATTGAACTCGAAAAAATTACAAGCTCACGACATGTCAATGAATGTGTTCGTAAATTTTTCCCACTCGAACAAATTAATCACAGGGAGTATATGTACGCGCTCTATCTTAATAATTCTAATAGAATAACAGGCTATTATCTTATAAGTATTGGCGGAATCACAGGTACACTCGTTGATGTTCGTGTCGTGTTACAAGCTGCATTATTATCAAATTCAGTTGCAATGATCTTAGTACACAACCATCCATCAGGCACATTAAAAGCATCCGCAGCTGATAAAGCCATTACAAAGAAAATGGCACATGCTTGCAGTGTTCTTGATATCAAACTCCTCGATCATCTCATTATCACAGAAGACAGCTATATGAGCTTTGCTGATGAAAATTTGATTTGA
- a CDS encoding DUF1508 domain-containing protein: MTLKEGTITEKSLGSFDLGANTTSVIYNELDNDGMDEFRFRLLDTSGTVILSSSKHYVSEALAFAALQNAVHHYLHTTNGIDIKESSNGKWYFNVVDGQHNIVARRIEYFETQVLCQAEIDRVRTILETN; encoded by the coding sequence GTGACTCTGAAGGAGGGCACGATCACGGAGAAGAGCCTGGGTAGCTTTGACTTAGGCGCTAATACAACTTCGGTCATTTATAATGAATTAGATAATGACGGAATGGATGAATTCCGTTTCAGATTATTAGATACAAGTGGAACTGTTATTTTGAGTAGTAGTAAACATTATGTTTCAGAAGCACTAGCTTTTGCAGCACTTCAAAATGCAGTACACCACTATCTACATACTACTAATGGTATTGATATTAAAGAATCGTCAAATGGCAAATGGTATTTTAATGTGGTTGATGGGCAACACAATATAGTTGCTAGACGCATTGAATATTTTGAAACGCAAGTGCTTTGTCAAGCTGAAATAGATAGAGTACGAACGATTCTTGAAACTAATTAA